TTACAAAACGTGAGCTCCTTTTTAAGAGAAGGGAACTGGGAGGCCTTGGGGCTGTCGATATATCCctaaaaactaaaatagcaGTGTGCAAAATCATCGCGAGTGGTATTGCCAGGCAAACTGAATGGATAGGGAACATCTCCAACTGGAAATCTAAAAAAGGTCCATCGAGGAAAGGAATTCCGTATTATAAACTGATGTTTTCCGACTTCACTAACAAATTTAAAGATCTAAACATCGATTGGGTGGAAGACTCGagcaaagaaatatatcttttaattgttgatggagtttatagtaaccctgtggctttcagaaatttggaggaagaccaaaacaaagaatgtctccaaaatttacagaataaaatcctATCTGAACACCTGAGAGATACAACTTGGTTAGTCGCTGTAAGAAGGCTCCCAGTAAGAGCGGTTGTAAAATGGAGCTGTTTTGTAAAAACCAGTAAATGCCCGATGCCTAACTGTAATGAAGAGGAAACACTCGAACATTTCCTGTTAGAGTGTTATCGCGCTAAAGAAACAtgggataaaataaaaatcattggtctcaatatagaaataaatatgaactcaattttctatggcatttttaaagaaaattgtagCAAGACCAAGCATGACTTCATTTGGTTCATAATATGTTTGACTAAATCTAAACTCTGGAAAACAAGGTCCAGAATGACTATAAATCAAACGtttatatccagtgatgttgtattcaaggacattcaaaaagagctaagaagactaaaaagcagcacatcttggTTTAAAGACTCTTCAGTGTGGGACAATATTTGCGTGTAATTGTACTTTGACTAtgtaagtcttttttttctctccctttctttctgaatATGACTTGTGTAAGATTGTAAATTTTgcataaatttaataaaactcattaaaaaaaaaaaaaaaaagcaagggtgGTAAAGGACTCGGCAAAGGAGGCGCTAAGCGTCACCGCAAGGTGCTTCGCGATAACATCCAGGGGATCACCAAGCCGGCTATTCGCCGTCTGGCTCGCCGTGGTGGTGTAAAGCGTATTTCTGGTCTGATCTATGAAGAGACTCGCGGTGTGCTGAAGGTGTTTTTGGAGAACGTGATCCGCGACGCCGTTACCTACACCGAGCATGCCAAGAGAAAGACCGTGACCGCTATGGATGTGGTGTACGCCCTGAAACGCCAGGGACGCACCCTGTACGGGTTCGGCGGTTAAACGCTCTAACAACGAACGACGCGAACAcaacggctcttttaagagccacccacaTGTCTAGAAAAAGAGCTGTtccgtgtggaaaaaaaatcaaaagcctttttcttttgggaaagatgaaagaaggcATCAAACGCTGTACACAAGTAGCATAAGAACTTATATATGTATTAATTAgtaagtaattattaataattattatgcaatctatttgtatttttacaatttttacgACTCTGCTGTTATCCCGAAGAAACACTGAGAGAtcaaggttttgtttgtttacatcagaTGTACTGGAGCTGTGAATAAATAGACTAACAGATATCTTAAAGTAGCTAGATAATGTGTAATCATTGAACAGGGGTGAATAGCTATTGAATTGCAGTACATAATTCAATAAAGTTTGAGAATGGAAGAGCTGATCGTTAAATACCAAGCATGGCTCCCAGGGAATGTATGACGGGATAGAGAATGTTGCTGATAAGCCGTATGAGTGGGCTATCTCCCGGTTTGAAAATTATCCCAAAATgcctagaaataaaaaaaggaaaagttgcAAATGCGCTTCAAGCGGTTTTTGCCTCGTATAAAGTGACTAAGTGAAGGCTAGATGAAGTGGAGGCTTCATTCTAGACTCAGTCACAGCTTAATTTCTACTAAAATGTACCAGGCTAGTGAAAAGATCtggaaagaggaaaagatcAGAATGCAGAAGGAGATCGCACGTCTTAAAACTAACAATAGCATGCTTAGATCATCCGTTGAAACACTGTCCCGTGAGTTGGATGAAGCACAGGCTGCTTGTCAATTTCTGATAAATAGTACAGTTGAGAAAAACACCAGTGAGAGATCTGTGGGTGCCATGCTTTGTAACAGAGTTTCAGGTTTTCAGGAAGTCGGTGATGGGGGTTGAGAGAGATTCTCTCTCCCATTTAGCAGTAGTCAACACTCTGACTGCACAGTTAGATTTCCCATGGCACCAGTTCACTCTACTACTACCATGCATAATAGTGAAGAAGGGGAGGGACCAATGACACACGATGGTCAGAGGATTTAATCCAAACAAACTAGAAGCTGTGATTAAGAATATTGGAAAATTTGACCCCATCAAACAGAATCCTTTAGAGTTTTGGAAAAACCTGGATCAATATTCAGACGTGTAGAAGTTTACAGATGGTGACGCATGCGTGGTGCTGACTCTGTGTCTGCCCGATACTCTGCCTTATATGAGAAAGTGAAGGTCAGAACTGCAAATACATTAGAAAGGAAACAGGGATTGCTTGAAGTTTTAGGAATGATGTCAGTTGACTGGGATAAAATAGGTGAGATGACCATGAGGAAAGGGGAGCACCCAGTGGCTTTTTCAGAACGGTTATTGGAGGCGTTTAAAACGTTCAGTGGTAATCCTGATATTACTCAGGATGATGTCAGCTTCAAATCTGTCCTACTTAGCATGTGTgacccactcactcattctgCTGTGGCAATGCATGTGACACATCTCTCCAAGTATAGTGACATTATTGCAAAAATGACACAGTTTTACAACATTAATGCTATTTCAAAGAAATCTCATCCCGTGTCAGCAATAGGTATTATAAAGCCCTATCCGAATGGAGGTCGCAAGGTTTCCCGGATAAACGAGGGCCATGCTACTGGAGACAAAAAGGAGAGCCCACCTCCTCCTAACCCTGATAACCCCCCAGTGTGCTATTCATGTGGCAACGAGGGACACAATTCTAGGGAATGCAAAGTTTTTTTCTAGGAGAACAGCTCCTAACATTGAACTTAACCAGTTACAGGCTGCGGTTAACAGACTGAGCACGGAGAATGAACTGTGTGCTCACATGGAGAAACAGAGCTTTAAAGCCATGTCTTCTTCAGCATAGGGATCACAGGCCTCCATTTCACATGCAGCACCCTGTCACGAGATAATCACGGTAGACCAATCGTAAATGTCGCTGTCGGAGGCCAATGCGATGATTGGTTAGttgatttctctttctcttgcatCCCAATTTCTCTTGCATCCCAGACAGAAAATATGCCGTTCCAAACTGGCAAAGATGATTTCAAAGACAAAGCCTGGCGCAGTAGAAGTGGTGATGGTCGCGGTATATTAGGTTCAGACATTATGACTAAGCGTGGCTATATCTTTGACTATGGCAACAATTGCATTTGGCGTAATCCTCAGAGTAAAGATTAGCTTGTGGAGATTTCTGCTGTACATGTGATCAAAAAGGTAGAGGATTATGACTTACAGACCTTGTTATCGCTGGAAGATTCTGAATGATCAGAACAATTGGATCAGATCAGaggtgtttttgttcattcaaaGCAGGATTGTGGCTGTGCTGATACTAGTGTGATGGAAGTGAAGGTTCACGGAGGTGACCCACCCTCTCTCAGACAGTACAATTATCCAGATGCTGCAAAGCCTTACGTACAGTGTACTGTGGATTCTGTTAGAACAGAGTATTAACAGGCCTTGCGTTTTCAAATAAAGCTTTGAGAGATTTCACAAATCACTACATAGACTTGTTAACATTTCTATGTCACAGTAGTTTGATATAGTTAAATCACACACATGTATTCACATTAATTTAtgccatatttacatttacatcaattTACCACATATTTACACCTCACATCTCTTCAAAAACTCAATAAAGTCCgtgggtgtttattttttgttcttctgttgttgttttttcgtCTTTGTAATTCACTCACAATCTGTTTAAAGACCCTCTCAGCGGGGATATGACACTGATTAATAATCAAtttacaccttgttttccagattttatAGCCAACGGTGCATATAACAAACCAGTAAaagtattttacttttttttggttaaaaaaaaaaaaaacattgtccttataaaaacctttctaaaaagcaactaactgcgcatgctccacaaatctaagatatcatatagacatgaataattaattgtgcaAAGAAGACTGGTCTGTTTTGAATGAGAAAAGGTAAAATCCCACCTAAGATGAGTTCACTGTGAAGAAAGGTATAAAAggggcttgtgtgtgtttgtatattttaattcaattcaattcaattttatttgtatagcgctttttacaatagacattgtctcaaagcagctttacagaaatatcaacatggtatacagatattaaaggtgcaaatttatcccaactgagcaagccactgagtggcgacggtggcaaggaaaaactccctaagatgttttaagaggaagaaaccttgagaggaacccgactcagaagggaacccatcctcatctgggtaacaacagatagtgtgaaaaagttcattatggatttatatgaagcctgtatggccttaggagcagccgtagtcccagcagtctggaattagagaagatttgagctccatccagaggcagaaaggatctggatctctagtatctccataaattcgtgtggggctcggcgaaaagagagagggagaaaaaagataattatgactgcgaagtagtagaacagaatctagtcagggtaggcttgagtaaacaaatatgttttaagcctagacttaaacactgagactgtgtctgagtcccgaacactaataggaagactgttccataactgtggggctctataagagaaagctcttccccctgctgtagccttcactattcgaggtaccgtcaaatagcctgcatcttttgatctaagtaggcgtggcggattatataaaaccaaaaggtcgcttagatattgtggcgcgagaccatttagtgctttataggttaataaaagtattttatagttaatgcgagattttactgggagccaatgcagtattgataatatcggtgtgatatggtcgtaccttctagttctagttaggactctagcagctacattctggactaactggagcttatttatattcctactggaacatccagacagtaaggcattacagtaatctaatctagaggtgacgaatgcatgaactagtatttccgcatcatgtagtgacaatatgtttcttattttagaaatatttctgagatgaaagaaggctatcctagtaatattatctacatgagcatcaaatgataggctggagtcaataatcactccaaggtctttaactgctgcacatgatgaaacagaaagaccatccagagtaaccatgtgatcagaaagattacttctagctacacgtgggcctaataaaagtatttctgttttatcagaattaagtagaaggaagttagttaacatccaatgtctaatgtcctttacacaatcctcagctttactaagcttctgtctgtcctctggcttcgctgaaacatacaactgtgtatcatcagcataacagtggaagctaattccatgtttacgaataatttgacctaggggtagcatatataaagtaaagagcagtgggcctaaaacagaaccctgtggaactccaaaagtaacctcagtacgcatggagaattcaccatttacatctacgaactgataacgatcggtcagataagacctgagccaggagaggactgttcccttaatgccaacaacattttctaatctatcaaggagaatagtgtgatctatagtatcaaaagctgcactaaggttgagtaacacaagcagagagacacaaccctgatcgtaggtcagtagaaggtcatttactactttaaataatgctgtctctgtgctatgatgaggtctaaaccctgactgatacatttcatgaatgttattcctatctaagtacgagcataactgctttgctacaaccttttctaaaatcttagagatgaaggggagatttgatattggtctatagctggacaattgagacgggtcaagatcaggttttttaatcaagggtttaataactgctaatttaagtgatttaggtacatagccagtgcttagggaagaattgattatatttagaagtggttcaattactcctggacaaatctgtttaaacaaacatgtaggtacgggatctagtatgcaagttgatgaattggctgaagagattaatgtagctagttcggtctctctaagcgaagcaaaatactctaaacattgatctgatattgctacattgtcatgtaatgggtttgttacagtactgtccggttttaatttaatggcctgtatttcacgtctaatattttcaaccttatcgatgaaaaatttcatgaaatcttcactgttatgtaatgattgagtgtttctctctgtagtggttttattcctagttaattttgctactgtgttgaaaaggaatctagaattgtttttgttgtctcctattaaggcggagaaatagatttttctagcatcgccaagagatttcctatatttcagtaggctctccttccatgctgtttgaaatatcaaaCAGATATTTCAACAGATATCAACAAATATTTTAGAGTTTCTGCAGAGTgaatcactttattgtttcaataaagtttgataattttttggcatctacaaaccctctgtctctgaagttttattttaacttaggctggaaagattgtttccaTGACATTTTGAGGGCTGAAAAGTGCTCCTTTTAGCCAGAGACCCCTGTAATTGTAAGGATATAAAACACAACCCCCCTACAGGCCATGAGACAATAGTCATTCTAGTTAAAGGAGATGAAACAGACCAGCCTTATAGCATACACACATCACCTATTGATGATGTGAAAAGATCTAGGGAGAGGTTTCAGACAGCACTAGACTGCTCAGTGAGGCGATATAAcagctgcactgctgccacctagtggataCTAATGTCCaccaactcatttaaaatgtcaataaactatcatttatatgtttataattacataaactgTTCACATACTACTGAACATAAGTATTAGTacttagtgtgtatgtagtctaCTATAACTGTACCATACATTTCTgtcccaaaaaaaacattcagagtACACTCCACTTTGCCCACTTGTTAGTGGATTTCAGGATTATGTTCTTAAAACAGCTTTgcctttcattaataataataataataataataataataataataataataataataaataaataaataggcttGTTTTAAGTTACTTAAATAGAAAACGTATTTTCCCTGTACTTTAGAGACACTGTACTGTTCGTGAAGAACAAACACGATCTCATGATGgaaatcatcaacttttgcGTTGAGATTATAcggggctgggggggggggggggggtggatcctatataaggatttttttttaatcgcatgtattttataaaaataaaaataaaaaacgttttgtgtgtgtaatttaattatttacagccaAAGCCTCTGAGAAAATACGTCCCAAACACGTATGTGGTGCCGACAGAGAAGAAGTGCTATGATTTAACATGGGAAATCCGACATGACTTGACAAACGGCATCATTCCTGCAAAAATAAcctacatgaaacatgacataggCAAATGACTTTAACGTCCATGTCACAtgaatttttaagatttttatttaataatgcagGTAGGCTGcacaattatggccaaaatgataatcacgattattttgatcaatattgagatctcgattattgatcacgattattcattgattttagggacaacatatttttattgcactttcacatttaaatgaacagaccgctgctttcacctccatgttgtgctacattcctgatcatttacaaatctttaacagtgtttacaggaggagagacgcaagacaatttcttttaggagcacttgtgctcctaattacaaaaatttaggagcacagttgaagtttagggttttttttgttttttaaacattttttctttttatttatttatttttttagagatggtaacattaatgtgccacaatataagtaaatataagtaggcatgagaaaacttgagctggtcaattatgacagactttaggaacatagtgtgagccatgacacattaatttaccttctgataaactaaatctaatattttagttcattttacagactgtatgcacaaaacaaccgttaacctgtttacctcgtaaacaaatacaataaacctcaatgttcagtgtttgaagtctgctcctcttaaatatatttaaagttgcactattagacatttccactgtcatggttctgggctggagtcagttctcgaaccgctctgtgtgtattgtgtagatatctgaataatctcatataggatgtgattgggtgagttcatttacccgtcagatgcaaagcgctttagtttaatggtgttcattagggatgctccgatcaggatttttacagatgatactggtccagataccaatctattcttgtttaagctttaaatcaggaggtcataaacagttaaatgttatctctctgctcatggtcactgttaactgaaataaaataatagcaatgagaaatactgttggttaattgataaataaacagcataaaatatttatttttaaatatcttaaacaataaagagtcctaattaaaagtagactaacacacaaatgatccatattaggaaaaaggctaatagctttctaaggaaatagcgaaccaagattaatgtcaaacaggatagctcaacacacacacacacacttttatttcacattatttaaaaggaatttaagtgttatttaccataattatgaacacaagttgttgagttgacaatcattttaaaattccgtTGCTCCATTtcgattttctccagtagaatacagccttttaaaccaggaaaaattacTAATTTTAAGTCGTATAACATTCGTAATAAGTAAAAAACGGTGTAATTACCTGTCTTTCCTCCCCACAAGGGAGTTTTAGGAAACCATCAGCTTTTAAACGTCTGCAGGTTactgtatttgtctgtgtttgagcgCCATCTGGAGGACAGatgccattttgaattgaaaCTCATGCCATCTTCTAATTgtcaaagaggaaaatgtaGCGCCGATGTTCATCTCACTACCCAAACTGAACTAGTATTCTTCCACTGAAAATAGTACCGTGTCTTATgttgaaaatttttttattgaacttttatttgacttttgttttttaaatatcagtccatataatatgaaataataaatataatttacattttaaaataaacgtgtGCGCGGGTTGATACAGCGCGAGGGAGGTTTTTTCAAACTGCGCTTTCCTCAGGAGTATACAGTCACAGTAAGGATGTTTAAGCaaaatttgatatttatttttatagttctgtttagaattgtgttcttgtttttaaactaatgctagTTAAATCGTTTGTAATAAGTAACGAGCAAATGCCAGCCGGTTTTAGTCAGATAATTAGCCTtatctaaattataataatcgaATTGTTCAACAAGTTTTatacatgaaaaaaagaattaaaagtgctttgagtttggaaatatttatttatttatttagccccCCACCATGCTTAGCATGACGGTTCCacataaccttttttttgtcttaagacACACAAAATTTGTATTCAATCTTCTTAATGTATTCCCAAGACGAGCTTAACTCttctttatgcaaaaaaaaaactatttaatcgACACTTCTTCATTtgaaaacaatgtttttgttacCAAGAAAAAGCGCTAACCGTCACTGCACGAGGCAGTCAGCGCTGTGTGGTGCGTGCTTATGTTTGACCTTCACAAATTGGGACAAGTTTGCattcattgttgttattttagtgtatatatattcatagataTACTTTTGTGTTCACTTAtagttttgtggaaaaaaaaattaactggacCATGTCCGGACGtcgatccagatccagatcccgTGCGCAATGACCGCCTCCGCAAGAACCACCTGCGCAGGACCCGATCAAGCAACTCCTCAATAACGCCACTGTTTTGTTAGGGTAACGTCTGAACTTATTCactcttattctctgtctctctctgcgcaTTCATTACGCACCTGTTTGACTGACTGTGTTTAACGTGCAGCGCAGCACAAACAGTAAGACAACTAACTCAAGCACGCTTAGCTGCGCTGAATGCTCCAGCAGATCCAGCAGCTGGCCAAGATTAGAGCGGAGGGAGCCAAAGTGAATCTTCAGCAGAATGTActacactgaaatacttcaagcTGCTTTCACAACTTACCAGCCCCTGCCCCGGTCAGAGTAACTCTTCTGCACTGTAGCTTTGTAAACAGATGTTGTTTTAGTTTGAGATGGCGTCGTAACCCTCAGGTTCGagtttaaagcagaagaagcGTTACAGGAACTTGTCATTAATCTCTcgctagctgcgtttacatggacaacaataatccactcttgatccgattaagaccatactctaattaagaaactaccatgtaaacagcaattttttaccttaatctaattaaggtcataatcgaagtaagcaataatctaattaagacaggtggagtactcctgttttagtcgcattatggacgtgtagtagtgacatgtaaacaccttaatcacactatgaacgccgtgtgagagttttcaccacattttgcgacaggacacgatcacacacggcagttttatggcgaacaagagagctcggctgtgtcccaaatcgcatactttcctactacaggcctgtagtggggaaaaatacatgtatctcagctactatatagacagtaactacgcgatttgggacgcagcccacggcttcaagcagtcgtctattagcacgtacagcatgacaaataattaactgcacttgaatcgttcataaaaaaattaaataaaaacatgcaaaactgtatacggtaccataacgaagacgagcTGCATGTTGAttcgtgaaattctggagggacgtcgtggcgcagtgacgtaatgacgcgggctgttaatctaattatgttctaaaacatgtaaaacgggaacatgaaaggaatattctaaaagcgacgcatgtaaacaccttaatcacattattatcttactcagagtaaggtcaataattagattactgctgtccatgtaaacgtagtcactgtgacCCGAAAGCTGCTTGTTGGATGTTTAATGTAAGATTAGAAAGTTCAGCTGGTTTATctcctctcaggtgtgtgtaaaagagaaccTGGCTGTGTCCTTGCAGCGTGTGATTTCTATTtcgtctgtgtgttttcagatgaaGGACGTGGAAGACGTCACCAAGTTGTGTGATGAgcttgtgatgtttgtttgtgtttcttgatATTGTTGtactgaatgaattaaaagacTTTTACTCTGTAACACTGACTTCTTGACTGACTGTGCCGATGATGCCAAACACGCCACGCTGAACTCCTGAGcctgaacaaacacaaacacactccactCAGTATATACACTTCTGGTACACACTATTTTGGATTAACTACGTGTTGTTGGAgattaagtgtttaatgtttacagcctaaattgttgccatggagacaatACCTGAAAGGGCAGAGCTTGCCGGTCAGCAGGAAGTTCCAGAGTGTTACATGGCACCTTGGAAGTGTTTCCAAACTCCACAAACAccacttgtacacacacacacacgtgtacattCAATGTGCAGTTTTCCTGTAACCACTCCATGCTCCATCACGGAGGCGCTTTAGtaggtgtacgtgtgtgtgtgtgtgtgtgtgtgtgtgtgtgtacagatgttAGCTCCACATTACTCCCCATGACATGCAGTATTTTGGGTCTGTAGTAGTTCCCAGGTTTGGTGTGAGTTTCAGAGAAAGGGGCGAGACAGAAGATTTGGataaagtgagacaggaagtgggCGGAGCACCCGTGTATTAACGGCCACTGTCAGCCACCTCTGTTTCTCCAGACTTGCCTCGTGAGCCTGGAAACCCCAGAAATGCCCCACTTTgatgacctacacacacacacacacacacacaaatcctggtagtgcacacacacacagagacagacacacacacattaaaatcctgttagtgcgcgcgcacacacacacacacacacacacacagacacaggagccactgctttttttttatttatttgtgcactGAAAGTGAAAGAGGCGGAACAGACACCTCGGTGATATTGACGTTAAAGACAGGGTTAGACGGAAGATTCTCCAGCTCAATGGAGCTGCTCAGAACCCCGACAGGGCTCACTGACTGATTCTGAATATCCACAttcaccctgagagagagacacacacacacacacagtgagtgagagagacacagagagagagacctgtaaCAGAACAGCACTAATGTACAGAACATCATCTAAGCATCACACTGTCTAGGGGATGTGGTCACATGACTACTCTcacttaaaatgtaactatgactCATCTGATGATGctcgctgcagtgtgtgtg
The genomic region above belongs to Ictalurus furcatus strain D&B unplaced genomic scaffold, Billie_1.0 scf4, whole genome shotgun sequence and contains:
- the LOC128604847 gene encoding ATP-dependent RNA helicase TDRD9-like, with translation MRGSGVLPECISHLRYTRVNVDIQNQSVSPVGVLSSSIELENLPSNPVFNVNITEVIKVGHFWGFQAHEASLEKQRWLTVAVNTRVLRPLPVSLYPNLLSRPFL